Part of the Vigna angularis cultivar LongXiaoDou No.4 chromosome 1, ASM1680809v1, whole genome shotgun sequence genome, ttcagtaataTTAAACCACGTAACAAAGAGAATTAAATTTTGGTTACTAAGCAATAGACTATTCACAAACATGgtagaaaaaagagaaaaattccAGGAGTGATATGCTCCTTGGAATGAGAAAGATTCTTGTAACCCTCCAGAGGGTATTAGAGACTCGTGTGGGATTCacatttcaattatttctttatatgattttttaactGAATAATGTTATATGATAAAATGTATGAAAACCTAATTGAATGAATGTAATTTTAAACCAATTTCTAACGACAAACTTTCACCCtccaattaattattatttttattttaaatatataaaaaaataacgtCTAAAATAAGGGTgttaaaaatgtaagaaaattaCACTTGTGTCATTGGGCTAGCCAACAGATTGCTAGCAAATCCAATACAAGCTAAACGGGCGACCCACATGGCCCAGTTCATATGCGTGTTAACCAACGGAAGATATTGGATAAATTTCTTTGaacttaaaacaaatatttttaaaataattacttatttaagccatagaaaaaaaaaacacttattaaaataaaaaatacttattctTGAAATAAACATTTCTTTAAAAAGCTAAATGCAAACTAACCCATTCAGtaacaatttattatataaatgaaaaagaaaacccaCATCCCAACATGTATAATGAAAACCAGCACAGCGACACGCTAGAAGGCAAATACGGAATGAAATAAATACGAAAATTAGCAAATTTGAAAACCTCtaaaatttggttttctatCCTTTTATTAtcctaaaacaaaataaaaagaaatagcaATAAGATTTAAACATATGCATAATTCGTGAGACTTAGGAGTCTACTTAGTGAAGTTTAAAAACTATgccagagagagagaaagaaccttaaatggtaTAAAATAAGAGTGTAATCGCAAATCCATAATAGTTTTATGGACTCTTAGAAAGTGAAGTTATAAAGTAAATTTGCAGTCATTTATACAGTATATTTTGACTATAAAAGATGAAAGTTGTTTCATCCATTGGAGAGAATACTGTGTAATGAGAATCGAAGAGGGAAGAGACAGAAAACAACTTACTCGTTTGGAACACACTCCATGGTTGGAAGTTCCAGAGAAAGGAACCTGAATctacttgaaaaaaaataaaattgaatgaataTAGCTTTTTCTGGCAATGTCTTTCTTCTTCAGATCCCAATGGCTGCTTGTGTGCAATATAGGAGcagaataaattttttgaaagaatAAGACTTGAGCCGTGATCACTTAAAAACCAAATTATGGCAGGTTTTGTCACAAGGGTAAGGACAACCAATAGCCTGGACACTAACTCGGTCAAAAAACCAGTTCCCAACAGACTCTGCGATTCCCTGCTTGTAGTTTTAGACAAACATTAGATGGCTGACATCAAACCTTAAAACAACAAccaaaatataatgaaattcaatattaaataaaaaaccttTAAACAATTCATGAGATGGATATgaacaattaaaacaaatttcaaatctTTGTTTTAGAATATAAAGTGAGACTAATGATCTTGGACTATCAAATTAACGGTTGGAACTGTGATAAAGTATAGGCACATAACAAAACATGGAGAAGTTAAAATCTACTGATTGTATTGTCACTCCGATGAACTAATCTTAGTATAACTCTTccttaaaattgataaaagcaACATCATGATTTATTTACGAAAGATTAATTAGGAAAGACGTACTCTGTTTCCTATACGAGGAGAATCACGAGCAAACCACGTATCTTGTCTTTCTGATTGACAATGTGCGAAACATGAATTTATGAATAGCCCATTTTTGTAAGACCGTGAGAAGGCTCTTGTAGATCTAAGCATCTGATTTCGAAAACCTGTTTTATTCAAAGTTCATGATGTTGCTACCAATTAGTAACCATACTGAAAACAATTGAAATCACGGAAATGCTACTCCAGTGACAGAAAATTTACAAggagtaaaaagtaaataaaaacaacCGTTGAAACTTATAATCAATTACCTTGAAGATACTGTATCTGTGGTGCACTGCAACGTGCATAATCTTTTCTGCATTCATACCAGTTCCATCGGTAGTCAGCAGATGGTGGAGCAAGACTGGCTTGAATCTGAAAAAAGTTCAAATAATCATCTATTAGCCTTTCAGACCAGTAATCTGAAGCATGCTCGTCACACATAACAATAAGGGTCAAAGTCATTCACAAAACATGAAATTCCATGCTTCAAAGTCATTCACAAACCATACTCCACAAGTGATAAGAAACTAACTAGCTCATGAAATGTTGCTCTCAATATAAACAAGAATTTTTGTCATGGGAAAATTTTCATATGGTGAAAGGAACTTACCTGCCAAGTATCATAAGCTGCATTGAGAAGAAACAGTGGTGTCCTAACACTGGCAATTAAGTGCTGAGGAAAATAGCACTGACAATATAATACAGAAAAGAGTAAGAACAAATATTAAGAGATGCCTCTGCATTGAAAAGAACAAATGATGATAACAATACTAGTATTCCATCATATTATGCcccattttaataaaatatatttcatctCAAGTAACATAACCAGAATTTGATTAGACCAGTCGTGTAATTTCACAATCTTGAATGACAGTAATAGTAGTTACCAAAATTGGATTGAGGCGACTGGTGCAACTTCTTGGAAGGCTGTTTCGCACTCCCTGTCATGCAAAGATGCATCAAttaacttttgttgttttacATGCATGCATTGCTAATAATCAAGCAATCAGAAGTTACTGAAAGCATCCTACAGGAAACTGAAACAAATTTCCACAACAAGGTGATTATCAATTATAAGGCATTATTATTACATCTTTACTCTTTTCCTTCCTCGTATGGGAGGAGCAGAGCTGAAGTTTCTGATTGACCAGTGAGCATGAATCTTCTTACAATCATAATATTATTGTTGGTTGTACTTATTTAACAGTGAAGAAACTCGTTTCAGTCTGACCAAATGTTGTTGTCATTGTTTCTCTGGTGTGCAAAGGCAATATAAAATGTTCTACAACATAGTGATTTGAGACAGTCTCCAAGCAGCATTAAAATTTGAGATTATTCGTGGTTCAGGCTTGGGGCAAACAATTGTTTGGAGTTCATGACATTCTGTTTTCTGCTATGAAGTTATCTGATTCACCAAATTTTACTATATCTATAACATAATAGAAACAGAAAGACAACAccattaaatattcaaatgagTAAAGACCTGTAAGGTGACCACACTCCCAAACAAATTCCTCAAGCTGCGACGGCCAGACACATCAACACTGCAACAATACAACTCAAGATGTTTATTTTGTCTCCTAAAGCAAATGGACTAATCAGAACTAAGATTCATGACCAGATCCAACAAATAACACATTTGAATTGAAAGTTCATTGGATGATGTTTACGAATCAAGGAACAATCCAGCATCACTCAGGCATTTTACTCTTGTGGTTCTGGGAAACAATTCCCGAAATTCATCACAATGTATAATGGCAGCTAAACCTCCTGCGGAACATCCAGATAGAAGAgcctgaaaaagaaaaaaaacatagataATATCAAAAGGAAACCAGGCagcaattttcttttcctgAAATTATCAGAGGCTAGAGGGAAACCTGTTTGGCATAGTGCATTCCTTTTGACATTAGATCTTCCATAGCAGCTTGCCAAATGCGTTGCCCTCTGAAATATAATCCTGCTCCCTGTGGAACAAAGATGAATTTGGTATTAATTCAACCACATTCACCATCAACCCTACATAACAGAGTGTATGACTTCAGGAGGAACTTAATGTTGAAAACGAGCTGGAACAGTTACCGCATTTTGACTGTCCCCACTAAATGATGCCCCATCACAATAACGGATTTTTATTCtattccaattgaaaaaatctgaaaatataatcatcaaaagaaagatgaagctaatttctacttagaaaTGAAGAGTAATAAGAATGGACAGGTATAAACATCTGTTATGTGCGTGTATATGCAATGCTGTTGAGTCTGACAATTGTAACCTGGATTTTCCTCAGCTTTGTTGCTCAATATCCCAATAAATGGTATCTGTTTTTCCATAAAGAATGAAGAACCATGACGTGTTTTCTTACTGTAAAGACAATTTTTTATAGTTCCACACCAGCCTCCTCCCTGTCACCAAAAGATTTACTGAAATTATTATGACTCAACAGATCAGCAGGATATTACAAGTTTCCTATAGTTACATCAATACACCGTTTTGTCCAGTGCATGAGAATTAAGCCAATGAAGATGCCCAAAAAAATGGTATCGGCAAAATCTCTCAGATTCCAAAATAAGTGCCaccaataataagaaaaattataatctaCAGTCATCACAGCGAAATGCTAAATTCCGTAACTCCACATGCTATATGGAAGATCCTTACACATCCTTGTACGTTAGAAAGAGTATTGGTTGAAATTTCTAATTCCAACTTCAAAATTATGTTTGGCTTAGTGCCATAATCATATCCAATACATTATCCAAAGTATTTAGAAAGGTAATCCATATTGCCTGTGCATTGATTTCCAGGTGGGTTGTTAATCGGTGCATTATTTACTTGCATGGAAAGGTAAGgaatggataaaaaaaataagttgcATGTCATAAACCAAACACCACTGAGGATCTTCTTGACATCTAAATACgttgtatattttttaacagGGCAAGCAAAGCTCCAACTTTACCAACATATAGTGATGAAGAAAGAAGGGGAAGATTATATGCAGCTTTACAATAATTAAGTAGTGCTCAAGAATCAATTTAAGATTGCATTAGCATAGCCTTTCTGGTCAATTAGTCCATGACCACTTTTATCAAGAAactgtcagaaaaaaaaaatgaaaaggatgATCGTAGTcagtaacaaaagaaaaaccatTATGTTCCGTCTTTGGTGCACCCAGTTCAAAGTTCAGGAGTCTCACATACCTCCAATTGTATAAGCCAACTGTTTGATCCCGAACCATATCCCCGATGGAAGTGGTAACCTGGTAATGATCCATCCAGGCAGACTGCacaaaagaacaaaaatcaCGCTATATGATAATTTTCAGATCTCAATCAAAACCAGTAAAGGTTATTAGTAGCTGTGTTTTAGAAACAAAGAACACGTTTCTTCATCCTTCTCAGTTTTAAGTTCATGAAGCATGTAGGCCCAATGTCTAAATTTGTATGCTTCTGAAAAAAGGCACCAAATGAACAAAACAACCATTGATGACCTCATTTATTTGATCTACCAGATTAGTTCCAAAGAAAGCAAGCATATGTGAAGAAATAATGAATACCAGCTCCTTTAGCAGCAGCACCATTAATAAGTGTAAGCCCAACCATCAAAGGTCTGTAGAATCCTCTTCCGTTGACATATAGCATATCTATATCTGTCACATTAGTATCCTCCATGCCTTCTACCCATTTCAATATCGCCAACCCCACAAACAAAACCATCCTCTGCTTCAGCAGCTTCATGCCTCCAAAACTCTTGCCTCTTTGGCTCATTGCCAACAGAAACAAAAACACAGTGGCAACTAAAAAGGCTGCTTCACTAGAACTTTAAGCATGAAAAGGAAGAGTTCAAGAGAGTGTAGTTGGAGGGAAAgaagagaatggagaagaagTATATTCTTTTGGGAGAGAGGGAGAAACAAAAAGGCAAACTTTTTTCCAAAGGGTGTGAAATTGTCAAAGTGAAATCGGGGAAAGGAAATGATAAGATAAATAAGGAAGCTTTCTGCTTGGGTAATAAAGTAACAATGAATGCAGCAATAATAGCTGCAAGAAAACACAGAGGGAGCTTAAATAGAAAACATAGAAAGGTGGGACACAGTTTTaggattgaaaaaaaaaatggaaatgatAAACAACAAAGTCCAAGAAACAAGCAAGAAAGGAATGAAATTCATTGAGAGAGTAAATAATGGCAATCACATGAATGAAATGAAAGTATAGATAATGAAGGAGTGAGTGAGAGGAACTAAGGTTGTAGTTTAGAAAGTGAAGGCAAAGAGAAGGTAAGGAATGTGAAGAAAAGAGCACCGACATGAAACGTGAGAGGAGGAGGCTGGCCAGAGCTGTACCTCACTCCCATCATTCTCACACTGTTGAAACTCTGGGCCCTCTGCTCTCATGAGTTGTGCAAAATCCCATCACAATTTCAGCACtcataacaattattttattctatcttcattttctttctattttatatCCAATCTTTAACCAAGTAATTCAGAACTTTAACTTATTGTATTCGTAAGTTTTTGTCactgcttcattatttttactaaactTACACTCATATCTACGTATCAATACTAatgaaatcaatatttttactCTCTCTACTTCTCTCCGTGTATCTGTCACCTTGTTCTGTTCCTGTTATTTTGGTGGTACCGCATACCATTTAAGATTCTTTTAGGACCACGGGACTTCAGCACATTTAATAATAGTTTGGTTCTTTTTCAAATCTTGAACACGTTAGTGTTTGAGGAACCCAGATTCAAGATGTCTctgttcaaataaaaatatcaccTTCAAATGCTCAAGAACTCTTTTATGCTACATTCTTTCTTCCAATGTAGCGAATGTTTGTGAACAAAAACTTTCTTATCAATCAAGCATCggcttttctttttcaaatcgTTCCTTTCTGAAGGTAAATCATCGTTTGAGGATTTTGAAATCGTTgattaaaaaatgagaaaataattttagtaagTTATGATACATATTTCATATGTCTATGtactttatatacatttatttattggtTTAGTAACCAAAATCTTATAAAGATACATGATAGATATGGCAtacttgtttttaaaatatactggAGAAAGACTGAACGgatgaatttgaaaaagaataaaagataaaataataatattatttttttaagaatttgaaaatgaaagtaaaagaatttaaaagtataatttataaaagtttgtaaataatttaagagataaaaaaatgttttaataaatgaagagataagattatatatttattattgtggataaaattaatagaaaataaaatataactaatattatggtaaaattaataactttaatactAAATAGGGTGTTTCTCCCTCCATCACTCCAACTCCAAGTGTTTCTTCACtttccactattttcttttattccaaaagtaCTATACACttctccactattttcttttatttcaaaattatcctACACCTTCCCATTATCCTGaatcatttttctctttctctctctgcattaatggaaCATTCATATGACTTacatttaaacttgtgatatattgcaaaatataaaattcagaagaaacttcaatattagtgcttctaccactttcattttataaatttaaaagttaaatacaaatacaaaataataatattaatagtaaataataataatattattattattattattattattatatactaacttaatgaaataactaaataaatttcaaatttttagtaGTTTTTagatttactttctttttctataacAGGCTAgattataatatacaaaatttgaaGGTTTTTTAAATTACTGTCTATTGCATGCGGTGGCGATAGATAATGTGAGAAAAATAGTGAGCATGTTAGATTATCATTTTACAATAAATAGGACTGTCACGAAAGAatgaaaatactaaataatataactataaaaaaattacgttTGCctaattttatagaaaaatgatttttatatattgttatacatatttatataaaatagatACATAGTACAgttataaaactattttgtaTACAAATAATACATGCATTATTGCATATAGATTACTATATACATAAGAGAACggaaaaaaaacaagaacagaTATAAATAATTCATCATAAAGTCATTTTCAATAACAGTTTTTACACGAGtttcttaaactaaattttgaaatttttgtagtattttttttaactttatattgCATTTTACTTATACTTAAAAATTCAcgcttttattctattttttttttcgtacaATATTCCTTTAAGAGAATGGAAGACTTGGGATAGATCATTTATGATTTCTCTACTAATAGATTTAgcattttaagataaaaaattacaaagtcATATTTGAAATCTTAATTAGAAAAGGCAGAAAACATTAATAATGTAATGATTGGGACATAATGTCTTCATTCTTCCCCCTCAATTTTCCCCTTTCTTGTCTACATTTTTAACCTAAAATAATTGAACCATACTCATATTGTGATTGTGACTTCGTAACGAATATAGCATATCACAATGGCCATATAGTGAATAGTGACCACTACTTCATTTATGGATACGCCaggagaaatttaaaaaaataagttatagaaagtaaaaaaaagaaaaa contains:
- the LOC108347320 gene encoding pectin acetylesterase 10, translating into MSQRGKSFGGMKLLKQRMVLFVGLAILKWVEGMEDTNVTDIDMLYVNGRGFYRPLMVGLTLINGAAAKGAVCLDGSLPGYHFHRGYGSGSNSWLIQLEGGGWCGTIKNCLYSKKTRHGSSFFMEKQIPFIGILSNKAEENPDFFNWNRIKIRYCDGASFSGDSQNAGAGLYFRGQRIWQAAMEDLMSKGMHYAKQALLSGCSAGGLAAIIHCDEFRELFPRTTRVKCLSDAGLFLDSVDVSGRRSLRNLFGSVVTLQGVRNSLPRSCTSRLNPILCYFPQHLIASVRTPLFLLNAAYDTWQIQASLAPPSADYRWNWYECRKDYARCSAPQIQYLQGFRNQMLRSTRAFSRSYKNGLFINSCFAHCQSERQDTWFARDSPRIGNRGIAESVGNWFFDRVSVQAIGCPYPCDKTCHNLVFK